A genomic stretch from Solanum stenotomum isolate F172 chromosome 8, ASM1918654v1, whole genome shotgun sequence includes:
- the LOC125874154 gene encoding uncharacterized protein LOC125874154 isoform X2: MGVFDFTVIPILDDPRSPSSPSSKSCHNMMEKGLKSSHLLVKEMNKKKERISKSKATSSAAASMKFCVCAPPTHPDSFKCRLHRATTSAHPRTVSLSISKKICLCAPATHPGSFKCRLHRTTTSSHTRTVSSSAHHINGVKGTKNLNPLKLVTSSQSGRVRNSSKGNVHGKPKLSRFGRAALAHATAAATSSVQIQPISAAFGQMSLS; the protein is encoded by the exons ATGGGAGTGTTCGATTTCACTGTGATTCCGATTCTCGATGACCCACGTTCTCCTTCATCACCCTCTTCAAAATCTTG TCATAATATGATGGAGAAGGGATTGAAATCAAGTCATTTACTAGTTAAAGAGatgaacaagaaaaaagaaagaatcagCAAGTCTAAAGCTACTAGTAGTGCTGCagcatcaatgaagttttgtgtATGTGCACCCCCAACCCACCCTGACTCATTCAAATGTCGTCTTCACCGAGCCACCACTTCAGCTCACCCGAGAACCG TTTCGTTGTCAATATCAAAGAAGATTTGCTTATGTGCACCTGCCACCCACCCTGGCTCATTCAAGTGTCGCCTTCACCGAACCACCACTTCATCTCACACAAGAACCG TTTCATCGTCCGCTCATCACATAAATGGCGTCAAAGGTACAAAAAACTTGAATCCCTTAAAGCTGGTCACGTCTTCACAAAGTGGCAGAGTCAGAAATTCTAGCAAAGGGAATGTTCATGGAAAGCCTAAACTATCGAGATTCGGTAGGGCTGCTCTTGCTCATGCTACTGCTGCTGCAACTTCTAGTGTACAAATCCAACCAATTTCTGCAGCATTTGGACAAATGAGTCTTAGTTAG